Proteins encoded by one window of Burkholderia plantarii:
- a CDS encoding acyl-CoA dehydrogenase family protein — protein MSSPYPAESYRTFAGEVRERLRACLLPEAEGAEARGHLPRATWRTLAGEGLLDLPLEGEGFVRSAVFLEELGRLGYAGVRAAIGVHAFMAASYLAWFGSEAQRERYLARMRDGTAVAALAITEDQAGSDLSNLQCLAESDGDAWRVNGTKRFISNGSQASLIVALVRSNAQRHALGGCSLLLIDADAPGVTRTPLNLLGWRSADVCDIGFEQVAVPRENVLGKPDKAFTYLMRCLDFERMVAGMLALGGAAHGIRLVDRFVRQRVVRGAPLSANQSVRHELAELIAELRLLRCFGYQLVLQYAGGRLGSGDASILKLRSTELAKRAAHRCAQFHGARGYLSESEVARLYRDATAGTIAAGASELVREIVFDSVDAEALLD, from the coding sequence ATGTCTAGTCCCTATCCGGCCGAGTCGTACCGGACCTTCGCCGGCGAGGTGCGCGAACGGCTGCGCGCCTGCCTGCTGCCCGAGGCCGAGGGCGCCGAGGCGCGCGGCCATCTTCCGCGCGCGACCTGGCGCACGCTGGCCGGCGAGGGCCTGCTCGACCTGCCGCTCGAAGGCGAGGGCTTCGTGCGCAGCGCGGTGTTCCTCGAGGAACTGGGGCGGCTCGGCTATGCCGGCGTGCGCGCCGCGATCGGCGTCCACGCGTTCATGGCGGCGTCCTACCTCGCCTGGTTCGGCAGCGAGGCGCAGCGCGAGCGCTACCTGGCGAGGATGCGCGACGGCACGGCGGTGGCCGCGCTCGCCATCACCGAGGACCAGGCCGGCAGCGACCTGAGCAACCTGCAGTGCCTGGCCGAGTCGGACGGCGACGCGTGGCGGGTGAACGGCACCAAGCGCTTCATCTCGAACGGCTCGCAGGCCTCGCTGATCGTGGCGCTGGTGCGCAGCAACGCGCAGCGGCACGCGCTGGGCGGCTGCAGCCTGCTGCTGATCGACGCCGACGCGCCCGGCGTCACGCGCACGCCGCTGAACCTGCTCGGCTGGCGCAGCGCCGACGTTTGCGACATCGGCTTCGAGCAGGTCGCGGTGCCGCGCGAGAACGTGCTCGGCAAGCCCGACAAGGCGTTCACCTACCTGATGCGCTGCCTCGACTTCGAGCGCATGGTGGCGGGCATGCTCGCGCTGGGCGGCGCGGCGCACGGCATCCGGCTGGTCGACCGCTTCGTGCGCCAGCGCGTGGTGCGCGGCGCGCCGCTGAGCGCGAACCAGTCGGTGCGTCACGAGCTGGCCGAGCTGATCGCCGAACTGCGGCTGCTGCGCTGCTTCGGCTACCAGCTGGTCCTGCAATACGCGGGCGGCAGGCTCGGCAGCGGCGACGCGTCGATCCTGAAGCTGCGCAGCACCGAACTGGCCAAGCGCGCCGCGCATCGGTGCGCGCAGTTTCATGGCGCGCGCGGCTACCTGTCGGAGTCGGAGGTCGCGCGGCTCTATCGCGACGCGACGGCGGGCACGATCGCCGCCGGCGCCAGCGAACTGGTGCGCGAGATCGTTTTCGACAGTGTCGACGCGGAGGCGCTGCTCGATTAG
- a CDS encoding YbaK/EbsC family protein, with the protein MSLSKRAQYFQEVLAERGLEMEVLELPASTRTADDAARTLGCEKAQIVKSLVFRSLADDRPVVVLASGPNRVNEEAISQLIGAKIVKADADFVKEATGFAIGGVPPLGHRQEVALLVDEDLLEFDELWAAAGTPSAVFKIAGRFTDILPAHRVVSVK; encoded by the coding sequence ATGAGCCTGAGCAAACGCGCCCAATATTTCCAGGAAGTCCTGGCCGAACGTGGCCTGGAGATGGAAGTCCTCGAACTGCCCGCCTCCACGCGCACCGCCGACGATGCCGCCCGCACGCTCGGCTGCGAGAAGGCGCAGATCGTCAAGTCGCTGGTGTTTCGCTCGCTGGCCGACGACCGCCCGGTGGTGGTGCTCGCGAGCGGGCCGAACCGCGTCAACGAGGAGGCGATCTCGCAGCTGATCGGCGCGAAGATCGTCAAGGCCGACGCCGATTTCGTCAAGGAGGCGACCGGCTTCGCGATCGGCGGCGTGCCGCCGCTCGGGCACCGGCAGGAGGTCGCGCTGCTGGTGGACGAGGACCTGCTCGAGTTCGACGAACTCTGGGCGGCGGCCGGCACGCCGAGCGCGGTGTTCAAGATCGCGGGCCGCTTCACCGACATCCTGCCCGCGCACCGCGTGGTCTCGGTGAAATGA
- a CDS encoding amino acid adenylation domain-containing protein, giving the protein MKPLRCDEAALSLHERINQTSVAYPDDLSVAALFEAAAARWPDEPAVVTAARSCSYRELDHGANVLAWRLIEQGVRPGDVVALSLPRGADLIVALVAILKAGATYLPLDAAWPAQRIAHLLGQTGCRHVLCAAAGLTHPALESCRALPVSLDALREAGRREAPAGLATAGSIAYINFTSGSTGQPKGVPIEHRSIARLVFGASYARLDRDSRVLHMAPVTFDAATFEIWGPLLNGGACVVYEDGFVRASRLRELIERQRVNLLFLTTALFNALVDEAPATLASVATVLTGGEAHSLRHMREALRRYGTERIVSVYGPTECTTFTTWYPVREIRADETMLPIGLPIQNTRLYLIEDGALCGAGEAGEICVAGPGLTPGYLGMPEMTRERFVEYEIGGRRERLYRTGDIGYLREDGVLVFKGRRDDQVKINGFRIEFGEIAFHLQSRPEVRRSYVTVHDNGIEKRLVAFVVPVDDGCRPEQIRAALAEVLPAYMVPAQIHLCDDLPMSANGKIDHRHLKQSLE; this is encoded by the coding sequence ATGAAACCGCTTCGCTGCGATGAAGCCGCCCTGTCGCTTCACGAGCGGATCAACCAGACGTCCGTGGCGTATCCGGACGACCTGAGCGTCGCCGCGCTGTTCGAGGCCGCCGCGGCGCGCTGGCCCGACGAGCCGGCCGTCGTCACGGCGGCCCGGAGCTGCAGCTATCGCGAGCTCGACCACGGCGCCAACGTGCTGGCGTGGCGCCTGATCGAGCAGGGCGTGCGGCCCGGCGACGTGGTCGCGCTGAGCCTGCCGCGCGGCGCGGACCTGATCGTCGCGCTGGTGGCGATCCTGAAGGCCGGCGCGACCTACCTGCCGCTCGACGCGGCCTGGCCCGCCCAGCGGATCGCCCACCTGCTCGGGCAGACCGGCTGCCGCCACGTGCTGTGCGCCGCCGCCGGCCTGACCCATCCGGCGCTCGAATCCTGCCGCGCGCTGCCGGTCTCGCTCGACGCGCTGCGCGAGGCCGGCCGGCGCGAGGCGCCCGCCGGACTGGCCACGGCCGGCTCGATCGCCTACATCAACTTCACCTCGGGTTCCACCGGCCAGCCCAAGGGCGTGCCGATCGAGCATCGCAGCATCGCGCGGCTGGTGTTCGGCGCCAGCTACGCGCGGCTCGATCGCGACAGCCGCGTGCTGCACATGGCGCCCGTCACGTTCGACGCGGCCACCTTCGAGATCTGGGGGCCGCTCCTCAACGGCGGCGCCTGCGTGGTCTACGAGGACGGCTTCGTGCGCGCCTCGCGGCTGCGCGAGCTGATCGAGCGCCAGCGCGTCAACCTGCTGTTCCTGACCACGGCGCTGTTCAACGCGCTGGTGGACGAGGCGCCGGCCACGCTCGCGAGCGTGGCGACCGTGCTGACGGGCGGCGAGGCGCATTCGCTGCGCCACATGCGCGAGGCGCTGCGCCGCTACGGCACGGAGCGCATCGTCAGCGTCTACGGCCCGACCGAATGCACCACCTTCACCACCTGGTATCCGGTGCGCGAGATCCGCGCCGACGAGACCATGCTGCCGATCGGGCTGCCGATCCAGAACACGCGGCTGTACCTGATCGAGGACGGCGCGCTGTGCGGCGCCGGCGAGGCGGGCGAGATCTGCGTGGCGGGGCCGGGCCTGACGCCGGGCTATCTCGGCATGCCGGAGATGACGCGCGAGCGCTTCGTCGAGTACGAGATCGGCGGGCGCCGCGAGCGCCTCTACCGCACCGGCGACATCGGCTACCTGCGCGAGGACGGCGTGCTCGTGTTCAAGGGGCGCCGCGACGACCAGGTGAAGATCAACGGCTTCCGGATCGAGTTCGGCGAGATCGCGTTCCACCTGCAGAGCCGGCCCGAGGTGCGGCGCAGCTACGTGACGGTGCACGACAACGGCATCGAGAAGCGGCTGGTGGCGTTCGTGGTGCCGGTCGACGACGGCTGCCGCCCCGAGCAGATCCGCGCCGCGCTGGCCGAGGTGCTGCCCGCCTACATGGTGCCGGCGCAAATCCATCTGTGTGACGATCTGCCGATGTCGGCCAACGGCAAGATCGATCATCGACATCTCAAACAGTCACTGGAGTGA
- a CDS encoding thioesterase II family protein → MSDARARQRAADTARWCLIPRPVPKPRLRLICFAYAGGSADLFRDWVDLLDPDVELVAVRLPGRGMRLRDPLYDAWPALVEDCAFALAPYLAEPHALFGHSFGGRLAYEIAQQVRPAIEPGTCRRLFIGGCRSPDHPQARPYLHDLPEPAYRVAVRAMGGTPAEVFDDERLMQLVLPTLRADMRLAELWGNWHATPLEVPLHIYYGHADPTDGAASVAGWRGFTTSRCELVGIDGAHFFLDSHREPLLEHMVARMRSQSDETASLR, encoded by the coding sequence GTGAGCGACGCGCGAGCCCGGCAACGGGCCGCCGATACGGCACGCTGGTGCCTGATTCCGCGGCCCGTCCCCAAGCCTCGTCTGCGGCTGATCTGCTTTGCCTATGCCGGCGGCAGCGCCGACCTGTTCCGCGACTGGGTCGATCTGCTCGATCCCGACGTGGAGCTGGTGGCGGTGCGGTTGCCGGGCCGCGGCATGCGGCTGCGCGATCCGCTCTACGACGCCTGGCCGGCGCTCGTCGAGGACTGCGCGTTCGCGCTGGCGCCGTACCTCGCCGAGCCGCACGCGCTGTTCGGGCACAGCTTCGGCGGCCGGCTCGCCTACGAGATCGCGCAGCAGGTCCGCCCGGCGATCGAGCCGGGCACCTGCCGGCGCCTTTTCATCGGCGGCTGCCGCAGCCCCGACCACCCGCAGGCGCGGCCCTACCTGCACGACCTGCCGGAGCCCGCCTATCGCGTCGCGGTGCGCGCGATGGGCGGCACGCCGGCCGAAGTGTTCGACGACGAGCGCCTGATGCAGCTGGTGCTGCCCACGCTGCGCGCCGACATGCGGCTCGCGGAGCTGTGGGGCAACTGGCACGCCACGCCGCTCGAGGTGCCGCTGCACATCTACTACGGCCATGCCGACCCGACCGACGGCGCGGCCAGCGTGGCCGGCTGGCGCGGCTTCACCACGTCGCGATGCGAGCTGGTCGGTATCGACGGCGCGCATTTCTTTCTCGATAGCCATCGCGAACCGTTGCTCGAGCACATGGTCGCGCGTATGAGGAGCCAGTCCGATGAAACCGCTTCGCTGCGATGA
- a CDS encoding phosphopantetheine-binding protein, whose protein sequence is MSNRNDIKDVQAWLVDACGALGLRIESADSDFFEAGGTSITAVKLLSRVEGHFGEDALTPEALFEQSRLSDIASHIVKHGETRAS, encoded by the coding sequence ATGAGCAATCGCAACGACATCAAGGACGTCCAGGCATGGCTGGTCGACGCCTGCGGCGCGCTGGGCCTGCGCATCGAGAGCGCGGATAGCGACTTCTTCGAGGCGGGCGGCACCTCGATCACCGCGGTCAAGCTGCTCTCGCGCGTGGAAGGGCACTTCGGCGAGGATGCGCTGACCCCGGAGGCGCTGTTCGAGCAAAGCCGCCTGTCGGACATCGCGAGCCACATCGTGAAGCACGGCGAGACGCGCGCCTCGTGA
- a CDS encoding chlorinating enzyme, whose amino-acid sequence MNNQIEVAASQFALSQDELASFHRNGYIGPFDLYPGDEMEANLQALRPKLLNTKKAIYSQEKSISGVTNLANYDRHLDVDFLASHITRPEIADRVASILGPDVLCWRTEFFPKYPGDEGTDWHQADNFSNVAGSKHPQIVWPEDAEFGGTITVWTAFTEANVENGCLQFIPGTHRTMNYDESKVMEYREDAINNLEKQGVRRGFFGYDYRQLQKDPDWSPDESQARSMVMRQGQFIIFWSTLMHASHPHSGLTDKMRLGFAARYLPNSVRVYPYSNTLEEFGGSANLDKFGCVQVAGQDAFGHNRFVGENVNGFRFQSR is encoded by the coding sequence GTGAATAATCAAATCGAGGTAGCTGCATCCCAATTCGCCCTGAGCCAGGATGAGTTGGCGAGTTTCCATCGCAATGGCTATATCGGGCCGTTCGATCTTTATCCGGGCGATGAAATGGAGGCGAATCTCCAGGCATTGCGTCCCAAGTTGCTCAATACCAAGAAAGCCATTTACAGCCAGGAAAAATCGATTTCCGGCGTGACCAATCTGGCCAATTACGATCGTCATCTCGATGTCGATTTCCTGGCCTCGCACATCACGCGCCCGGAGATCGCCGACCGGGTGGCGAGCATCCTCGGTCCGGACGTGCTGTGCTGGCGCACCGAGTTCTTCCCGAAGTATCCGGGCGACGAAGGCACCGACTGGCACCAGGCCGACAACTTCTCGAACGTGGCCGGCTCCAAGCACCCGCAGATCGTGTGGCCGGAGGATGCGGAGTTCGGCGGCACCATCACGGTGTGGACGGCGTTCACCGAGGCGAACGTCGAGAACGGCTGCCTGCAGTTCATTCCCGGCACGCACCGCACCATGAACTACGACGAGTCGAAGGTCATGGAATACCGCGAGGACGCCATCAACAACCTGGAGAAGCAGGGCGTGCGCCGCGGCTTCTTCGGCTACGACTACCGCCAGCTCCAGAAGGATCCGGACTGGAGCCCGGACGAGAGCCAGGCCAGGTCGATGGTGATGCGCCAGGGCCAGTTCATCATCTTCTGGTCGACGCTGATGCACGCCTCGCACCCGCACAGCGGGCTGACCGACAAGATGCGCCTGGGCTTCGCCGCGCGCTACCTGCCGAACTCGGTGCGTGTGTACCCGTATTCCAACACGCTGGAGGAGTTCGGCGGCAGCGCCAATCTCGACAAGTTCGGCTGCGTGCAGGTGGCGGGCCAGGACGCGTTCGGCCACAACCGTTTCGTCGGCGAAAACGTCAACGGTTTCCGTTTCCAGTCGCGTTGA